The proteins below are encoded in one region of Ferruginibacter lapsinanis:
- a CDS encoding transglutaminase-like domain-containing protein — protein MKFQVFSELEYIVPVPTTFIFNLHAARTSHQTVIEETLTIDPVYQCKEFSSANRESRFTQLCVNDKINFKITYSAIVDLHYNKIDPQQLSPAVSVMDLDLDVIQYLYPSRYCQSDKLERLARKEFDHLENEYEKVLAINEWIYNNVEYIGGSTNSGTSAHDTLTERVGVCRDFAHLAIALCRAISIPARYFTAYAYNLFPPDFHACFEAYIGGQWVFFDPTKLVPANGIIKISNGRDAADASVATIFGETTCTSIIVKCESLDPAYKPYYIHNSDPNEKYM, from the coding sequence ATGAAATTTCAGGTGTTTAGTGAGTTAGAATATATAGTGCCGGTTCCAACCACTTTTATTTTCAACCTGCATGCAGCCCGAACCTCCCATCAAACGGTTATTGAAGAAACATTAACCATTGACCCGGTTTATCAGTGTAAAGAATTTTCTTCGGCTAATAGGGAGTCGAGGTTTACACAACTCTGCGTAAATGATAAGATAAATTTCAAAATAACCTATAGTGCTATTGTAGACCTTCACTATAATAAAATAGATCCTCAACAATTATCGCCTGCAGTTTCTGTTATGGATTTAGATCTGGATGTAATACAATACCTCTATCCAAGCCGGTATTGCCAGTCAGACAAATTAGAAAGATTGGCCCGAAAAGAATTTGATCATCTGGAAAATGAATATGAAAAAGTGCTGGCTATCAACGAATGGATATATAACAATGTTGAATATATAGGAGGGTCCACCAACTCTGGAACCTCTGCACATGATACACTAACAGAACGTGTGGGTGTATGCAGAGATTTCGCTCATCTGGCCATAGCTTTATGCAGGGCAATTTCTATTCCTGCACGCTATTTTACAGCATATGCATATAATTTGTTTCCGCCGGATTTTCATGCCTGCTTCGAAGCTTATATTGGTGGACAATGGGTGTTTTTCGATCCTACCAAATTGGTTCCTGCAAACGGGATAATAAAAATATCTAATGGAAGAGATGCTGCCGATGCCTCAGTGGCAACAATTTTCGGAGAGACAACCTGCACTTCAATTATTGTAAAATGCGAATCCTTAGATCCGGCCTATAAACCTTATTATATACATAATTCGGATCCGAATGAAAAATATATGTGA
- a CDS encoding M90 family metallopeptidase codes for MIPFLLFIAIIIGTIYFFQPKKKIDLNTISINTDDLEKQVLFFSRLSVEEKTRFIEEVKYFLASVKITGVDTGITETDKLLVASSAVIPVFHFKGWRYYNLQEVLLYSDAIDMNFSSTGQGRDILGMVGTGYLEGKMLLSKPALELGFDNRTDKNNTAIHEFVHLIDKMDGETDGVPKLLMNQQYVIPWLDMIHQEMKKIAANRSDINVYAYTNQTEFFAVVAEYFFERPDLLQQKHPDLYKMLLMMFKQA; via the coding sequence ATGATTCCTTTTTTGCTTTTTATCGCCATTATTATAGGGACAATCTATTTTTTTCAACCAAAAAAGAAAATAGACCTCAACACTATTTCAATAAATACCGATGACCTTGAAAAGCAGGTGTTATTTTTTTCAAGATTATCAGTAGAAGAAAAAACTCGTTTTATAGAAGAAGTTAAATATTTTTTAGCCTCTGTAAAAATTACAGGTGTTGATACGGGTATAACAGAAACTGATAAACTGCTGGTTGCTTCAAGTGCTGTCATTCCTGTATTTCATTTTAAAGGTTGGCGATATTATAATTTACAGGAAGTGTTATTATACTCCGATGCAATTGATATGAATTTTTCCAGTACCGGACAAGGGCGTGACATTTTAGGCATGGTAGGCACAGGATACCTGGAAGGAAAAATGTTACTTTCCAAACCGGCTCTTGAATTGGGTTTTGATAACAGAACAGATAAGAATAACACTGCTATTCATGAGTTTGTACATTTGATCGACAAGATGGATGGAGAAACGGATGGGGTCCCGAAATTATTGATGAATCAACAATATGTAATACCATGGCTGGATATGATCCACCAGGAAATGAAAAAAATTGCTGCCAATCGCTCAGATATTAATGTATATGCTTACACCAATCAAACAGAATTTTTTGCTGTAGTAGCTGAATATTTTTTTGAACGACCAGACCTGTTGCAGCAAAAGCATCCGGATCTGTACAAAATGTTGTTGATGATGTTTAAGCAGGCTTAA
- the gcvT gene encoding glycine cleavage system aminomethyltransferase GcvT, whose amino-acid sequence MKNTPFTEKHIALGAKMAEFAGYNMPISYSGINDEHAAVRNNAGVFDVSHMGEFVLKGENALDLIQRVTSNDAAKLTAGKIQYSCLPNDVGGIVDDLLVYCLEENKAYMLVVNASNIEKDWNWITKHNDRNVEMHNISDKTCLLAVQGPNACKILQSLTDKDILNLTYYTFTKGTFAGVENVLISATGYTGAGGVEIYFEDKGDDAAKIWDAIFAAGAADGIKPIGLGARDTLRLEKGFCLYGNDIDDTTSPLEADLGWITKFNKEFTNKAFFEKQKAAGVTKKLVGFELLERGIARHDHMIKDFEGNTIGKVTSGTQSPTLGKPIGLGYVDVKYAAIDSEIYIPIRNTLLKAKVVKVPFV is encoded by the coding sequence ATGAAAAACACTCCCTTTACAGAAAAACATATAGCCCTTGGCGCTAAAATGGCCGAGTTTGCCGGATATAATATGCCTATCAGTTATTCGGGCATTAATGATGAACATGCTGCCGTACGGAACAATGCCGGCGTATTTGATGTGAGCCATATGGGAGAATTTGTTTTAAAAGGAGAAAATGCATTGGATCTGATCCAAAGAGTAACCAGTAATGATGCGGCTAAATTAACAGCCGGAAAAATTCAATATAGTTGTTTGCCTAATGATGTAGGAGGTATTGTAGATGATCTTTTAGTGTATTGTTTGGAAGAAAATAAGGCATATATGTTGGTGGTAAATGCCAGTAATATTGAAAAGGATTGGAACTGGATCACTAAGCATAATGATAGGAATGTAGAAATGCATAATATCAGCGACAAGACTTGTTTGCTGGCAGTGCAAGGTCCCAATGCCTGTAAAATTTTGCAATCACTAACAGATAAGGATATCCTTAATTTAACGTATTACACATTTACGAAAGGAACATTTGCCGGAGTAGAAAATGTATTGATAAGCGCCACAGGATATACAGGAGCAGGAGGCGTAGAAATTTATTTTGAAGATAAAGGAGATGACGCAGCTAAAATTTGGGATGCCATTTTTGCAGCAGGGGCGGCAGATGGAATTAAGCCCATCGGTTTAGGAGCAAGAGATACTCTTCGTTTAGAAAAAGGGTTTTGTTTATATGGCAATGATATCGATGATACCACATCACCGTTAGAAGCGGACCTGGGATGGATCACCAAATTCAATAAAGAGTTTACCAATAAAGCGTTTTTTGAAAAACAAAAAGCAGCAGGTGTTACAAAAAAGCTCGTTGGCTTTGAATTGTTGGAGAGAGGTATTGCCCGTCATGATCACATGATAAAAGACTTTGAAGGAAATACCATAGGAAAAGTGACCTCTGGTACACAGTCTCCTACCCTCGGAAAGCCAATAGGGTTGGGATATGTAGATGTTAAGTATGCTGCCATTGACAGTGAGATCTATATTCCTATCCGTAATACTTTGTTAAAGGCAAAAGTGGTAAAAGTTCCTTTTGTGTAA
- a CDS encoding SRPBCC family protein translates to MSTIHLTTFIAAPIERVFDLSRSINLHKISTAGTHEEAVGGTTNGLINEGETVTWRAKHLLKIRLFTSQITKMTSNEFFCDEMIKGDFKNYKHEHHFKAIDNGTIMIDILEFESPYGKIGKLFNQLYLTDYLKTLLINRNNIIKEYAETQKWKAILN, encoded by the coding sequence ATGTCTACCATTCATCTTACAACATTTATCGCCGCACCTATAGAAAGAGTATTTGATTTGAGCAGAAGCATCAATTTGCATAAAATTTCTACAGCAGGCACACACGAAGAAGCTGTTGGCGGAACTACCAATGGGTTGATCAATGAAGGAGAGACCGTTACCTGGAGGGCAAAACATCTTTTAAAAATAAGATTGTTTACTTCACAAATAACGAAAATGACTTCCAATGAATTTTTTTGTGATGAGATGATAAAGGGAGATTTTAAAAACTATAAGCACGAACATCATTTTAAAGCCATCGATAATGGCACTATAATGATTGATATACTTGAATTTGAGAGCCCATATGGTAAAATAGGCAAATTGTTTAACCAATTATATCTTACCGACTATTTAAAAACGCTGTTGATAAATCGCAATAATATCATTAAAGAATATGCCGAAACTCAAAAGTGGAAAGCCATATTAAATTAA
- a CDS encoding 2-phosphosulfolactate phosphatase has product MQKPTLHTCLSPALLSQYDVSNSIVVIIDVFRATSTIASALRNGAKCIIPVDEVAKAIDISKKIGGIAAGERDGQIAEGLQHGNSPLEYTPDFIGGKTLVLTTTNGTKLLHMALDKQADTIITGSFPNLSSVCNYLLRKNKNVLLGCAGWKDRFNIEDTLFAGAVISRIKENFTIHCDSSLMANILYEQNKNDLIGFAPNLTHYHRLVDRFGLIEDIRFCLTPDSADVLVVYEDGKLVTPSAP; this is encoded by the coding sequence TTGCAAAAACCAACATTACACACCTGTCTTTCACCAGCTTTATTAAGTCAATACGATGTGAGTAATAGCATAGTGGTGATCATTGATGTATTCAGGGCTACCTCCACCATCGCATCTGCATTGCGTAATGGGGCAAAATGTATAATACCAGTAGATGAAGTGGCCAAAGCTATCGACATCAGTAAAAAAATAGGTGGTATTGCTGCCGGTGAAAGAGATGGGCAAATAGCCGAAGGACTGCAACACGGAAACTCTCCATTAGAATATACGCCTGATTTTATCGGAGGAAAAACATTGGTATTGACAACAACCAATGGCACCAAGCTATTACACATGGCTTTGGATAAACAGGCTGATACCATTATCACAGGCTCTTTTCCTAATTTATCATCAGTATGTAATTATTTGCTGAGAAAAAATAAGAATGTTTTGCTTGGTTGTGCCGGGTGGAAAGATCGCTTCAACATTGAAGATACTTTATTTGCCGGGGCAGTTATCAGCAGAATTAAAGAAAACTTTACCATTCACTGCGACAGTTCTTTAATGGCAAATATTCTCTACGAACAAAATAAAAATGACCTGATAGGCTTTGCTCCAAATCTTACCCACTATCATCGCCTGGTAGACAGGTTTGGTTTGATAGAAGATATCCGTTTTTGTTTAACCCCGGATTCAGCCGATGTGTTGGTGGTGTATGAAGACGGAAAGCTGGTAACACCCTCCGCCCCCTAA